In a genomic window of Zingiber officinale cultivar Zhangliang chromosome 9B, Zo_v1.1, whole genome shotgun sequence:
- the LOC122024268 gene encoding probable tRNA (guanine(26)-N(2))-dimethyltransferase 1 — protein MGAVEDELGNYTIIKEGEAEILMHSSNTVFFNKAQVYNRDMSIAVLRTFIDKRKEHDAYLSKKGKPLNKNLNGELSESITLDGSSGAIEDEKINGATEEKVNGGIEVQQNQYDGIAKVTQEGEEKTTSEECIKIPSLRGKQEPKPPIVLEALAASGLRALRYSREIEGIGKVIALDNDKASIEACNRNIKFNGFVACSKVDAYLADARVYMLTHQNEFDAVDLDPYGSPSVFLDSAVQSVADGGILMCTATDMAVLCGNNGEVCHSKYGSYPVKGKYCHEMALRILLACIENHANRYKRYIVPILSVYMDFYVRVFVRIYTSASAIKETPLKLSYVYQCVGCDSFHLQSLGRTVCKDNSVKSAPGYGPVVPQKCSDCGKRFNMGGPIWSAPIHDKQWINSILANVKAMKERYPAFEKISAVLTTISEELDDVPLFVSLHSLCSTLKCTSPSAVVFRSAVINAGFRISGSHVDPLGLKTDAPMDVIWDIMRCWVKNHPVKAQQDNSGTAILAKEPKLQANFARAAASLSKAKVKKEARYLPNPERHWGPKVKAGRQITSKHSSLLGPDIASKSLGKEAETEAHKVEQDELIVHSTQETATKRQKTDC, from the exons ATGGGCGCCGTCGAGGACGAACTCGGGAACTACACGATCATCAAGGAAGGGGAGGCCGAGATCCTTATGCATTCCAGCAACACCGTCTTCTTCAACAAGGCTCAG GTATACAACCGGGATATGTCCATTGCTGTTTTGAGGACATTTATAGATAAACGGAAGGAGCATGATGCATATTTAAGCAAAAAAGGAAAACCTCTAAACAAGAATCTTAATGGAGAACTTTCTGAATCTATTACCTTGGATGGGAGTTCAGGTGCCATAGAAGATGAAAAAATTAATGGAGCTACTGAAGAAAAAGTTAATGGAGGGATTGAGGTACAACAGAATCAGTATGATGGCATAGCAAAAGTTACTCAAGAGGGGGAAGAAAAAACTACTTCAGAAGAATGTATAAAAATTCCTTCTTTGAGAGGAAAACAAGAACCTAAGCCACCTATAGTACTTGAG GCTTTGGCAGCTTCTGGATTAAGAGCTCTGCGATATTCCCGTGAAATAGAAGGGATTGGAAAAGTTATTGCTTTAGACAATGACAAAG CATCTATTGAGGCTTGCAatagaaatataaaatttaatggTTTTGTTGCTTGTTCAAAAGTAGACGCCTATCTTGCTGATGCTCGAGTTTATATGCTCACTCATCAGAATGAATTTGATGCG GTAGATCTTGATCCTTATGGATCACCATCTGTGTTTCTGGACTCAGCTGTACAATCAGTTGCGGATGGAGGAATTCTGATGTGTACAGCTACTGATATGGCAGTTCTTTGTGGAAACAATGGGGAGGTTTGCCATTCAAA GTATGGCTCCTATCCTGTGAAAGGGAAATATTGCCATGAAATGGCATTGAGGATCCTCCTTGCATGCATTGAG AATCATGCAAATCGCTACAAGCGCTACATTGTCCCTATCCTCTCTGTCTATATGGATTTCTATGTCCGAGTTTTTGTTCGGATATACAC GTCAGCAAGTGCAATTAAAGAAACACCTCTCAAACTCTCCTATGTTTATCAGTGTGTTGGTTGTGATTCTTTCCATCTCCAAAGTCTTGGGAGGACTGTTTGTAAG GATAATAGCGTCAAGTCTGCTCCTGGATATGGTCCCGTGGTTCCTCAGAAGTGCAGTGATTGTGGAAAGAGGTTTAACATGGGTGGTCCTATATGGTCTGCTCCAATTCATGACAAGCAATGGATAAATTCTATTTTAGCTAATGTTAAAGCTATGAAAGAAAGGTACCCCGCTTTTGAGAAAATTTCTGCCGTGCTGACTACTATCTCAGAG GAACTAGATGACGTCCCTCTCTTTGTAAGTCTCCACAGTTTATGTTCGACACTCAAGTGCACCTCCCCATCTGCAGTTGTGTTCCGCTCCGCAGTCATCAATGCTGGGTTTCGGATATCGGGGAGTCATGTGGATCCTTTGGGGCTCAAAACCGATGCTCCAATGGATGTCATCTGGGACATCATGCGGTGTTGG GTAAAGAATCATCCTGTGAAGGCACAACAAGACAATTCAGGAACAGCGATACTCGCCAAAGAACCAAAACTGCAA GCAAATTTTGCCCGAGCAGCTGCTTCGCTCAGCAAAGCCAAAGTTAAAAAGGAGGCAAGGTACCTTCCTAACCCAGAGAGGCATTGGGGACCTAAAGTTAAGGCAGGGAGGCAAATTACAAGCAAGCACTCCTCTTTATTGGGTCCTGACATAGCGAGCAAGTCTCTTGGCAAGGAAGCTGAAACTGAAGCACACAAGGTAGAACAAGATGAACTAATTGTGCATTCAACACAAGAGACAGCGACAAAGCGACAAAAGACTGACTGCTGA